In Nitrospirota bacterium, the following are encoded in one genomic region:
- the purQ gene encoding phosphoribosylformylglycinamidine synthase subunit PurQ, protein MKFAIIVFPGSNCDHDCYNIVKHVLGRPASFVWHKENDLSQYDAVILPGGFSYGDYLRTGSIARLSPIMTAVRQFAESGGLVLGICNGFQILLEAGLLPGVMLRNKSLKFICKDVYLRVDNINTPFTLKYFENQIVKMPIAHAEGNYYIDQESYSQLRKNNQIVFRYAGNDGNTDDDFNPNGSIGNIAGVCNDKGNVLGMMPHPERCGEKILGGTDGYTLFESMVYYVEKMKHKS, encoded by the coding sequence ATGAAATTTGCCATAATCGTATTTCCCGGTTCTAATTGTGACCATGATTGCTATAATATAGTAAAGCATGTATTAGGCAGGCCTGCAAGTTTTGTATGGCACAAGGAAAATGATCTCTCTCAATATGATGCAGTCATCCTGCCCGGCGGTTTTTCTTATGGTGATTACCTTCGAACGGGATCTATAGCCCGGCTTTCCCCGATCATGACAGCTGTAAGGCAATTTGCAGAAAGTGGAGGGCTTGTCCTTGGCATATGTAATGGTTTTCAGATACTCCTCGAGGCAGGGCTCCTTCCAGGTGTGATGTTACGGAATAAATCCTTAAAGTTTATCTGTAAGGATGTTTATCTAAGAGTTGATAATATTAATACACCTTTTACCCTTAAATATTTTGAAAATCAGATTGTAAAGATGCCGATTGCACACGCAGAAGGTAATTATTACATAGACCAGGAGTCATATTCTCAGCTTAGGAAGAATAATCAGATTGTTTTCAGATATGCGGGGAATGATGGAAATACAGATGATGATTTTAATCCTAATGGATCAATCGGTAATATTGCAGGGGTATGCAATGATAAGGGAAATGTGCTGGGAATGATGCCGCATCCTGAGCGATGCGGGGAAAAGATACTTGGCGGGACGGATGGATATACCCTTTTTGAGTCAATGGTATATTATGTGGAAAAGATGAAGCATAAATCATGA